One region of Halohasta litchfieldiae genomic DNA includes:
- a CDS encoding NADPH-dependent FMN reductase, with the protein MEAVTVVAICGSLRETSYTRLALEQALNAASEAGAETELIDLREWDLPLFDPDHRNQGDARKLKQAVGNADAVLMGTPVYHGMVSSALKSAFDYLGKNEFEGTTVGLLATAGGGSYGPTLEHLRTGIRTVHGWTLPHEVGIRGASNEFEDREFVDPDLEAHVRKLGRMSVEYARIRPQSL; encoded by the coding sequence ATGGAGGCTGTAACTGTTGTGGCGATCTGTGGTAGTCTTCGAGAGACAAGCTACACCCGACTGGCGCTTGAGCAGGCACTGAATGCCGCCAGCGAGGCCGGTGCGGAGACTGAACTGATTGATCTTCGTGAGTGGGACCTCCCGCTGTTCGATCCGGACCATCGAAATCAGGGCGACGCTAGGAAACTCAAACAGGCCGTTGGCAACGCTGATGCGGTGTTGATGGGCACACCCGTCTATCACGGCATGGTGTCGTCAGCACTCAAAAGCGCATTCGACTATTTGGGGAAAAACGAGTTCGAGGGCACGACTGTCGGCCTGCTGGCGACGGCTGGCGGTGGCTCCTACGGACCCACGCTGGAACACTTGCGTACGGGCATCCGGACAGTCCACGGCTGGACGCTCCCCCACGAGGTCGGGATTCGGGGAGCGTCCAACGAGTTCGAGGACCGAGAGTTCGTCGACCCCGACTTAGAAGCCCACGTCCGAAAACTCGGCCGGATGTCGGTGGAGTACGCGCGGATCAGGCCACAGTCGCTGTGA
- a CDS encoding 50S ribosomal protein L15e, with the protein MAKSAYSHIRDAWKNPGEGKLAELQWQRKQEWRNQGAIERVDRPTRLDKARSQGYKAKQGIVVARVSVRKGNARKVRHKAGRRSKRQGVNRIGRRKSIQRIGEERASRKFPNLRVLNSYWVGEDGSQKWHEVILVDPEHPAIENDDDLNWICESQHKGRAFRGLTGAGDKGRGMQKRGKGTEHARPSVNSDRNRSK; encoded by the coding sequence ATGGCAAAAAGCGCATACTCTCATATCCGAGACGCATGGAAGAACCCCGGCGAGGGCAAGCTCGCCGAACTGCAGTGGCAGCGAAAACAGGAGTGGCGGAATCAGGGCGCAATCGAGCGCGTCGACCGCCCAACTCGCCTCGACAAGGCCCGCTCGCAGGGCTACAAAGCAAAACAGGGCATCGTCGTGGCCCGCGTGTCGGTCCGGAAAGGAAACGCACGCAAAGTGCGCCACAAAGCCGGTCGACGCTCGAAACGACAGGGTGTCAACCGCATCGGTCGACGGAAGTCGATCCAGCGCATCGGTGAGGAGCGAGCCTCCCGCAAGTTCCCCAATCTTCGAGTTCTTAACTCCTACTGGGTCGGGGAAGACGGCTCGCAGAAATGGCACGAAGTGATCCTCGTCGACCCCGAGCATCCCGCCATCGAGAACGACGACGATCTCAACTGGATCTGTGAATCCCAGCACAAGGGCCGCGCGTTCCGTGGTCTCACCGGCGCTGGCGACAAAGGCCGTGGCATGCAGAAACGCGGTAAGGGCACCGAACACGCCCGACCGAGCGTCAACAGCGACCGTAACCGCAGCAAGTAA
- a CDS encoding glycoside hydrolase family 15 protein, producing the protein MQLRDALDDFKASSGDKTRFPGERRTITGRFSGNGRRLIHVDGGSLRDFGYPLSGLTGIERSRFGLRVDGTPFWFDEMETTQSYHEATTLVETIHRTPFGPVTQLDLTTGDAHITRFDVDEIETGESHTEMIAYLSLAPEGQDSQVGQLHHEDVIEVYHQREHDFVSSTTGFTDVRGQIPVAFEDLIDEEPTEYPRPASDHRYSEDRLSGDLICSLPLYGESTTLVTLLTDRTETEREAALDQLADLREEFNSIEAVEAAADAALPTAAREDHSETLRESVSADVRVLSLLTGQTGLRIAGPNFDPYYRYSGGYGYTWFRDDAEISRFVLESDQHFDLGLSHWHARSARAYCETQRDDGSWPHRVWPHNGALAPGWANAKLEAGNDNDYQADQTGSVIAFLANFYAAGIEDADLEAQVVDTLEAALKSLDGTLEHDGRPMVCQNAWEDSIGRFTHTTATFLEAYSALAATDLAVADHAHEQANRVYEAINHLWVDDRGIFALREHGGGGLDRRADSATLALVGAHRAYEKIETVDDYRLDQLDSHTHTIIKALWHDPEESEIAGLFRNEGDAWRQAHQDHEKIWTVSTGWGANAAAQLGALLADHDDERAVEAAARARELLELVLPGGVLCEDTSYLPEQFFDTGEPDSATPLGWPHALRLATVALMDERGVLYAAHKIAAD; encoded by the coding sequence GTGCAACTACGTGACGCACTCGATGATTTTAAAGCGTCATCGGGGGATAAAACCCGTTTTCCGGGAGAACGACGGACAATTACTGGTCGTTTCTCCGGCAACGGCCGTCGACTCATTCACGTCGACGGGGGCAGTCTGCGGGACTTCGGCTATCCACTCTCCGGGCTTACTGGTATCGAGCGGTCGCGGTTCGGGCTTCGTGTCGACGGGACACCGTTCTGGTTCGACGAGATGGAGACGACCCAATCGTATCACGAGGCGACGACACTCGTCGAAACAATACACCGGACACCGTTCGGACCGGTCACACAGCTTGATCTCACCACGGGTGATGCCCACATCACCCGGTTCGACGTCGACGAGATCGAGACGGGAGAGAGCCATACAGAGATGATCGCTTACCTCTCGCTGGCGCCAGAGGGCCAAGACAGTCAAGTCGGCCAACTTCACCACGAAGACGTGATCGAGGTCTACCACCAGCGGGAACACGATTTCGTCAGCTCTACGACCGGGTTTACCGACGTTCGGGGCCAGATCCCGGTCGCCTTCGAGGACCTGATCGACGAGGAGCCGACGGAGTACCCGCGACCGGCCAGCGACCACCGCTACTCCGAGGACCGACTCAGCGGTGATCTGATCTGTTCGCTCCCGCTGTACGGGGAGTCGACGACACTGGTCACACTGCTCACGGATCGAACCGAAACCGAGCGTGAGGCGGCACTCGACCAGCTTGCGGACCTCCGCGAGGAGTTCAACAGTATCGAGGCCGTCGAGGCCGCCGCCGACGCAGCACTCCCGACGGCCGCACGCGAGGACCACTCCGAGACGCTGCGAGAGTCGGTCAGCGCCGACGTTCGCGTGCTGTCGCTGTTGACCGGACAGACGGGACTCCGGATCGCCGGGCCGAACTTCGACCCCTACTATCGGTACTCCGGCGGCTACGGCTACACCTGGTTCCGCGACGACGCAGAAATCTCGCGGTTCGTGCTCGAATCCGACCAGCACTTCGATCTCGGGCTCAGCCACTGGCACGCCCGCAGTGCGCGGGCCTACTGCGAGACCCAGCGGGATGACGGCAGCTGGCCGCATCGCGTGTGGCCCCACAACGGTGCCCTTGCGCCGGGATGGGCTAACGCCAAACTCGAAGCCGGAAATGACAACGATTATCAGGCCGACCAGACCGGCAGCGTCATCGCCTTCTTGGCGAACTTCTACGCCGCCGGTATCGAGGACGCTGACCTCGAAGCACAGGTCGTCGACACCCTCGAAGCCGCGCTCAAGAGTCTCGATGGGACCTTAGAACACGACGGTCGACCGATGGTCTGTCAGAACGCGTGGGAGGATTCCATCGGGCGGTTTACCCACACGACCGCAACCTTCCTCGAAGCCTACAGCGCGCTGGCCGCAACCGATCTCGCGGTCGCCGACCACGCCCACGAGCAGGCCAATCGCGTCTACGAAGCGATCAACCACCTCTGGGTAGATGACCGTGGCATCTTTGCCCTGCGCGAACACGGCGGCGGCGGACTGGACCGCCGGGCAGATTCGGCCACCCTCGCGCTGGTCGGTGCCCATCGGGCCTACGAAAAGATCGAAACGGTCGACGACTACCGACTCGACCAGCTGGATTCCCACACCCACACGATCATCAAGGCGCTGTGGCACGACCCCGAGGAGAGCGAGATTGCAGGCCTCTTCCGCAACGAGGGTGACGCCTGGCGACAGGCCCATCAGGATCATGAGAAGATCTGGACCGTGTCGACTGGCTGGGGTGCGAACGCCGCCGCCCAGTTGGGCGCGCTGCTGGCCGATCACGACGACGAGCGGGCGGTCGAGGCCGCCGCGCGAGCGCGTGAACTGCTTGAGCTTGTGCTGCCCGGTGGCGTGCTGTGTGAGGACACCAGCTACCTGCCCGAGCAGTTCTTCGACACCGGCGAGCCCGACAGCGCGACGCCACTTGGCTGGCCGCATGCGCTCCGACTGGCGACGGTTGCGTTGATGGACGAACGCGGCGTGCTGTATGCGGCGCACAAGATCGCCGCTGACTGA
- a CDS encoding alpha-amylase family glycosyl hydrolase, protein MDAPGPPRFVSVGDSVELAPRSPDPDADYRWTLLDAPADSSITVDDGPVVEFEPNAPGHYQLELETPDETHLQTVRAYPSERHTTRLELPFGDLPESVTEVDSMSVVGPFNKQVAGRTRPTREDDRFVVDLDLLPGTHSYGFCVNDDFTQQVHGSVTVPGPGRPRCRLDAEIQDETLVVTATATAAPDTENSDDDLAVDFVVDDRDWLPDSVVEVDDRTLRVPVESVPETLRIHAVAVGERRSVSDTLTVHHTDDALSIERPNDPPAWAESPTVYEIFVRSFTGETLPTTFEEIERRVEYLNSLAVDVLWLTPVLASPTDHGYHITDYFETADDLGSREAFESLVDTCHEAGIRVVFDLVINHTSRDHSVYQLHAGGVDRYDDYYKRVPKSWDGTGVDWAGDDAPEFYFNWQRIPNLNYGSLAVRRWMLDVVDEWADVVDGFRCDVAWGVPHSFWKEVRERVPDDFLLLDETIPRDPHYHEAEFHMHYDTALYGTLREIGHGEAPATKIFQALNDAVWQGFPESAVHLRYIENHDEERYLDECSQRALRAAVAATFTLPGAPMIYYGQERGMTEQRGPMKWHDGDAELTDFHRSLSTLRREYPVLKHGAVEPLSVTVADSREEVTDDETVDSDPVADDEGSSDSEPDADVDAAEQVVAFARDDGTDRLLVVCNFADEPQAVSLPEPVSETDLRTTQPLKKRYPKASTDTEGERDTSLLVDDVVICRAR, encoded by the coding sequence ATGGACGCGCCAGGTCCGCCACGGTTCGTGTCGGTCGGCGACAGTGTCGAACTCGCCCCACGGTCGCCCGACCCCGACGCCGACTACAGGTGGACACTGCTCGATGCCCCCGCCGACAGTAGCATCACGGTCGACGATGGACCTGTAGTCGAGTTCGAACCTAACGCCCCGGGCCACTACCAACTCGAACTCGAAACGCCAGACGAAACCCACCTCCAGACAGTGCGAGCCTACCCGAGCGAACGCCACACCACCCGCCTCGAACTCCCGTTCGGTGACCTCCCGGAGTCAGTCACCGAGGTCGACTCGATGTCGGTGGTCGGTCCCTTCAACAAGCAGGTCGCTGGCCGAACACGACCGACACGCGAAGACGACCGGTTCGTCGTCGACCTCGACCTCCTGCCGGGCACGCACAGCTATGGCTTCTGTGTGAACGATGATTTCACACAACAGGTCCACGGCTCGGTGACAGTGCCGGGACCGGGTCGCCCCCGCTGTCGACTCGATGCTGAGATTCAGGACGAGACGCTTGTCGTCACTGCAACTGCCACCGCAGCCCCCGATACGGAAAACAGCGACGACGACCTCGCTGTCGACTTCGTCGTCGACGACCGCGACTGGCTGCCCGACTCGGTGGTCGAAGTCGACGACCGAACGCTCCGGGTACCGGTCGAATCAGTCCCCGAAACGCTCCGCATACACGCTGTCGCGGTCGGCGAGCGTCGGTCGGTTTCGGATACGCTCACGGTTCACCACACTGATGACGCCCTCTCCATCGAGCGACCAAACGATCCGCCAGCGTGGGCCGAGTCGCCGACCGTCTACGAAATCTTCGTTCGCTCGTTTACTGGCGAGACGCTACCGACCACGTTCGAAGAGATCGAACGCCGAGTCGAGTATCTCAACTCGCTGGCCGTCGACGTGCTGTGGCTCACCCCGGTGCTCGCAAGCCCGACCGACCACGGCTACCACATCACCGACTACTTCGAGACCGCCGACGATCTGGGGAGCCGCGAGGCCTTCGAGTCCCTTGTCGACACATGCCACGAGGCCGGAATCAGGGTCGTCTTCGATCTCGTCATCAACCACACCTCGCGGGACCACTCGGTGTACCAACTCCACGCTGGCGGCGTCGACCGCTACGACGACTATTATAAGCGCGTCCCCAAATCGTGGGACGGGACGGGCGTCGACTGGGCGGGCGACGACGCCCCGGAGTTCTACTTCAACTGGCAGCGGATTCCGAACCTCAACTACGGATCGCTCGCGGTTCGGCGGTGGATGCTCGATGTCGTCGACGAGTGGGCCGACGTGGTCGACGGGTTCCGCTGTGACGTGGCGTGGGGCGTCCCCCACAGTTTCTGGAAGGAGGTCCGCGAGCGCGTGCCCGACGACTTCCTCCTCCTCGATGAGACGATTCCACGGGACCCCCACTACCACGAGGCGGAGTTTCACATGCATTACGACACCGCGCTCTACGGCACGCTCCGCGAGATCGGCCACGGCGAGGCACCGGCGACGAAGATCTTTCAGGCACTGAACGACGCCGTCTGGCAGGGGTTCCCCGAGTCGGCGGTCCATCTCCGCTACATCGAAAACCACGACGAGGAGCGGTATCTCGACGAGTGCAGCCAGCGCGCACTTCGGGCGGCAGTCGCGGCCACATTCACGCTCCCCGGCGCACCGATGATCTACTACGGCCAAGAGCGTGGGATGACCGAGCAGCGTGGCCCGATGAAATGGCACGACGGCGACGCCGAGTTGACCGATTTCCACCGGTCGCTGTCGACGCTCCGCCGCGAGTATCCCGTCCTCAAACACGGCGCTGTCGAACCACTGTCGGTTACTGTCGCCGACAGTCGAGAGGAGGTTACTGACGACGAGACAGTCGACAGCGATCCTGTGGCTGATGACGAGGGCAGTTCCGACAGCGAACCCGACGCCGACGTGGACGCTGCTGAGCAAGTCGT
- a CDS encoding transposase, whose translation MATETLALFEHLEFDFLEEFDVFAPARRGRTRDHHPPALFRAFLHCYYKNVYGIRPVTRELQNTVVWLSCGFDRPPSRDAVDRFLTDLEHVVDEVFDRLVEQAACRGLLDLTYSIDSTDVRTMPADQDASKGYDPTAEEYYHGYGCTIVSTGQKIPIAAEFTESKQAPEETAMRVTCDALAVEKPIWMLGDSAYDTLGWHDHLLAAGVVPVAPYNARNTDDPKDIEYRVEARIDEHSEDVQLKQSTLDETYNRRSGVERTNDAVKDCGLGHVRARGRVHARAQVFLALCLRLVIAITNDERGDNPGSTVITL comes from the coding sequence ATGGCGACCGAGACGCTCGCGTTGTTCGAGCATCTTGAGTTCGACTTTCTCGAAGAATTCGATGTGTTCGCCCCCGCTCGCCGGGGGCGAACACGAGATCATCACCCACCAGCACTCTTCCGAGCGTTCCTGCACTGCTACTACAAGAACGTCTACGGCATCCGTCCAGTCACGCGAGAACTCCAGAACACGGTCGTCTGGCTCAGCTGTGGCTTCGATCGACCGCCGTCGAGAGACGCGGTCGATCGCTTCCTCACCGACCTCGAACACGTCGTCGACGAGGTCTTCGACCGCCTCGTCGAGCAGGCCGCCTGCCGCGGCCTGCTCGACTTGACCTACTCCATCGATTCCACCGACGTGAGGACGATGCCCGCCGACCAAGACGCGTCGAAAGGCTACGATCCAACCGCCGAAGAGTACTACCACGGCTACGGCTGTACGATCGTCTCGACCGGGCAAAAGATCCCGATTGCCGCGGAGTTCACCGAGAGCAAGCAAGCGCCAGAGGAGACGGCGATGCGCGTCACGTGTGACGCGCTCGCCGTCGAGAAACCGATCTGGATGCTTGGAGACAGCGCCTACGACACGCTCGGCTGGCACGACCACCTGCTGGCCGCAGGGGTCGTGCCAGTCGCTCCGTACAACGCACGAAACACCGACGATCCGAAAGACATCGAGTACAGGGTCGAAGCCCGCATCGACGAACACAGCGAGGACGTTCAGCTGAAGCAATCGACGCTAGACGAGACGTACAACCGCCGGAGTGGAGTCGAACGAACCAACGACGCCGTCAAGGACTGCGGCCTCGGGCACGTTCGCGCCCGAGGCCGCGTCCACGCACGAGCACAAGTGTTCCTCGCGCTGTGCCTTCGTCTCGTTATTGCGATCACCAACGACGAACGCGGAGACAATCCAGGAAGCACCGTCATCACGCTATGA
- the ubaA gene encoding SAMP-activating enzyme E1, producing MSLSLDATQLDRYSRHIIMDEIGPEGQAKLLESRVLVVGAGGLGAPVIQYLAAAGVGTIGIVDDDTVERSNLQRQVIHADGDVGTPKVDSAADFISDLNPDITVETHEVRLSKSNAEGIIAGYDLVVDASDNFPTRYLVNDVCRLAGIPVAHGAIYKFEGQVTSLVPEGPCYRCLFPEAPEPGTVPDCATTGVLGVLPGTVGCLQATEAVKLLLDLGEPLVGTMLCYDAMDLSFERVPYQSRVDCPVCGDDPIESIEGIEYSESCAINTESVDSNMSQ from the coding sequence ATGAGCCTCTCACTCGATGCGACCCAGTTGGACCGCTACTCGCGGCACATTATTATGGACGAGATCGGTCCCGAGGGGCAGGCCAAGCTGTTGGAGAGCCGTGTCTTAGTCGTCGGTGCCGGTGGCCTCGGTGCGCCCGTCATTCAGTATCTCGCTGCGGCGGGTGTCGGTACGATTGGCATCGTCGACGACGACACCGTCGAACGCTCGAACCTCCAGCGACAGGTGATCCACGCAGACGGCGACGTGGGAACGCCGAAAGTCGACAGTGCGGCCGATTTTATATCTGACCTCAATCCCGATATCACGGTCGAGACCCACGAGGTGCGGCTCTCGAAGTCAAACGCCGAGGGGATAATCGCAGGCTACGATCTGGTCGTCGACGCCTCCGATAACTTCCCGACGCGGTATCTCGTGAATGACGTCTGTCGACTGGCCGGGATTCCAGTGGCCCACGGCGCTATTTATAAGTTCGAGGGGCAAGTCACCAGCCTTGTTCCTGAGGGACCCTGCTACCGGTGTCTGTTCCCCGAGGCTCCCGAACCGGGGACCGTGCCGGACTGTGCAACGACTGGCGTGCTTGGCGTGTTGCCGGGAACCGTCGGCTGTCTGCAGGCGACCGAAGCGGTGAAACTGCTGTTAGATCTGGGTGAGCCACTGGTCGGCACGATGCTGTGTTACGACGCGATGGATCTCTCTTTTGAGCGAGTACCCTACCAATCGCGGGTCGACTGCCCGGTCTGCGGCGACGATCCAATCGAGTCAATCGAGGGCATCGAGTACAGTGAGAGTTGTGCGATTAACACTGAGAGCGTCGACTCGAACATGTCACAGTAA
- a CDS encoding methyl-accepting chemotaxis protein, with product MSLLDTYEAVLWGTMDSLGITDSLRRKLLAAVAIQFGVAIGLFVLPFVVAGTALRVVQGVIFIGAIVAFVNTVLIIQQDLIEPLARIETAAGRIAEGHVDTEPVVVEQSDEVGDLAASFGDLQIYLATVAAQADALADQEFDNEALAEPVPGPFGDSLARMADNLETHTRELEARSERLTRLVDAFETSTTAAIDGDLTATIDPTVVDDSEERYTVVVDRYNELLRTLQDSIGETAQFAAAVRESTEAVDESTTELDQAGSEIAAATDEIAAGADEQRDQLQTAVSEVNTLSATVEEIASSAEEVSRTAETASEAATTGRKEATETAAELSTIETEIAEVADSVDALVERIDEVDEIVTVISEIAEQTNLLALNASIEAARVSDGGEGFAVVAEEVKSLAEETRSAATDIADRLEDIQQQSDRTIADVESARDRVGESTDAVERSLGQFDEIAEIVTDLSDSIYEISDATDQQAASAEDVAAIVDDVAAISDATAADASDAAAAAEEQTTSLSTVADTVSGLADEATELEAQLDAFEIEANGVTTQQDRSEQSDQLDQSDQSDQSDQADQLGQSDQADQLGQSDQADQLGQSDQSDQSDQLGQSIETDRAEQLDQPDDSEEAAALDEPVKITVE from the coding sequence ATGTCACTGTTGGATACCTACGAGGCAGTTCTCTGGGGGACGATGGACAGCCTCGGCATCACTGACTCGCTCCGGCGGAAACTGTTGGCGGCGGTCGCCATCCAGTTCGGCGTCGCCATCGGGCTGTTCGTCCTGCCGTTCGTCGTCGCGGGGACCGCCCTACGAGTCGTTCAGGGTGTTATTTTCATCGGCGCGATAGTGGCGTTCGTCAACACCGTGTTGATCATCCAGCAGGACCTCATCGAGCCGCTGGCGAGGATCGAAACCGCGGCGGGTCGGATCGCCGAGGGCCACGTCGACACCGAACCGGTTGTCGTCGAGCAAAGCGACGAGGTGGGCGATCTCGCGGCCTCCTTCGGCGACCTACAGATCTATCTCGCCACAGTCGCCGCGCAGGCCGACGCGCTGGCCGACCAAGAGTTCGATAACGAGGCGCTGGCGGAGCCAGTGCCCGGTCCGTTCGGCGACTCGCTGGCTCGAATGGCCGACAACCTCGAAACCCATACCCGGGAACTCGAAGCCCGCTCCGAACGACTCACCCGACTCGTCGATGCTTTCGAAACCTCGACGACTGCCGCCATCGACGGCGATCTGACCGCGACTATCGATCCCACAGTCGTCGACGACAGCGAGGAACGCTACACGGTCGTTGTCGACCGCTACAACGAGCTGCTTCGGACGCTCCAGGACTCCATCGGCGAGACAGCCCAGTTCGCCGCTGCCGTCAGGGAGTCGACCGAGGCCGTCGACGAGAGCACGACGGAACTCGATCAAGCGGGGTCGGAGATCGCCGCGGCGACCGACGAAATCGCTGCCGGAGCCGACGAGCAACGCGACCAGCTACAGACCGCCGTCTCGGAGGTCAACACGCTGTCAGCGACCGTCGAGGAGATCGCTTCCTCGGCCGAAGAGGTGAGCCGAACCGCCGAAACAGCCAGCGAGGCCGCGACGACCGGACGGAAAGAGGCCACCGAGACTGCGGCGGAACTCTCGACCATCGAGACAGAGATTGCCGAGGTGGCCGACTCGGTCGACGCCTTGGTCGAGCGGATCGACGAGGTCGACGAGATCGTCACCGTCATCAGCGAGATCGCCGAGCAGACCAACCTCTTGGCCCTGAACGCCTCCATCGAGGCCGCCCGCGTCAGCGACGGCGGCGAGGGGTTCGCCGTGGTCGCCGAGGAGGTCAAATCGCTGGCCGAGGAGACCCGGAGCGCGGCCACCGATATCGCCGACCGCCTGGAGGACATCCAACAGCAGTCCGACCGGACGATTGCGGATGTGGAGTCAGCACGGGACCGAGTCGGCGAAAGTACCGACGCGGTCGAACGCTCGCTGGGACAGTTCGATGAGATCGCCGAGATCGTCACCGACCTCAGCGACAGCATTTACGAAATCAGCGACGCCACCGACCAGCAGGCCGCGTCCGCCGAAGACGTCGCCGCGATTGTCGACGACGTGGCGGCGATCAGCGATGCGACCGCCGCCGACGCGTCGGATGCCGCCGCCGCGGCCGAGGAACAGACCACCTCGCTGTCGACGGTCGCCGACACGGTCTCGGGACTGGCCGACGAGGCCACCGAACTCGAAGCCCAACTCGACGCCTTCGAGATCGAGGCCAATGGGGTGACCACCCAACAGGATCGCAGTGAGCAGTCGGACCAACTCGATCAGTCCGATCAGTCCGATCAGTCCGATCAGGCCGATCAACTCGGTCAGTCCGATCAGGCCGATCAACTCGGTCAGTCCGATCAGGCCGATCAACTCGGTCAGTCCGATCAGTCCGATCAGTCCGATCAACTCGGTCAGTCCATCGAGACTGACCGGGCAGAGCAGCTCGACCAGCCCGACGACTCGGAGGAGGCGGCGGCACTCGATGAGCCAGTGAAGATCACCGTCGAGTAG
- a CDS encoding alpha/beta hydrolase codes for MDQSTIRRQGKRLAVWLGVGLIVLAALTVGYFGSPYHGSSESIATVEDDQRVTVDRTDEGYVLQPVGTTPETGVVFYPGGRVHPDAYVGSLAALARDANVTVVIPKQPLNLAIVDYGLAQNGLGTHAADSAMADHPDVEAWYVGGHSLGGAMACRYAANADVEGLLLYGSYCDVDISERDLAVVSVTGDADTVLNRTAYERNRGNLPASTRFADLEGVNHTQFGAYTGQDEPSGTSYETAHSRLNRVVVPWLQNETAGS; via the coding sequence ATGGATCAATCAACCATTCGTCGACAGGGCAAACGACTGGCCGTCTGGCTCGGTGTTGGGCTCATCGTCCTCGCTGCACTCACAGTCGGCTATTTTGGGTCACCGTATCACGGATCATCGGAGAGCATCGCGACCGTCGAGGACGACCAGCGCGTGACGGTCGACCGAACTGACGAAGGGTACGTCCTCCAGCCAGTAGGTACCACGCCGGAGACGGGTGTCGTCTTCTATCCCGGCGGTCGCGTTCATCCGGATGCCTATGTGGGGTCGCTCGCGGCGCTGGCCCGAGACGCGAACGTAACGGTCGTGATTCCGAAGCAACCACTCAATCTCGCGATTGTCGACTACGGACTCGCCCAGAACGGCCTCGGAACCCATGCCGCCGACAGCGCGATGGCCGACCATCCGGACGTCGAGGCGTGGTACGTCGGCGGCCACTCACTCGGCGGGGCGATGGCCTGCCGGTATGCGGCGAACGCCGACGTAGAGGGGCTGTTACTGTATGGCTCGTACTGTGACGTCGACATCTCCGAGCGCGATCTCGCGGTGGTGAGTGTGACTGGCGATGCGGATACGGTGCTGAACAGGACAGCATACGAGCGGAATCGTGGGAATCTGCCAGCCTCAACGCGATTTGCAGACCTAGAGGGCGTGAATCACACGCAGTTCGGCGCATATACTGGGCAGGACGAGCCATCGGGGACCAGTTACGAGACGGCACACAGTCGACTGAATAGGGTTGTCGTGCCATGGTTGCAGAACGAAACAGCCGGTAGCTGA
- a CDS encoding ribbon-helix-helix domain-containing protein has protein sequence MAKISVEVPDELLEDLDSHVGEGKKFVNRSEAVRASIRKTLDLLDDIDTRRGRLDDE, from the coding sequence ATGGCCAAGATAAGCGTCGAAGTACCGGACGAGCTGTTGGAGGACCTCGACAGCCACGTCGGCGAGGGCAAGAAATTCGTTAACCGAAGCGAGGCGGTTCGGGCATCGATCAGGAAGACATTGGATCTGCTAGACGATATCGACACGCGGCGGGGTCGACTCGATGACGAATAA
- a CDS encoding queuosine precursor transporter encodes MTNNLLAPGDSTELLAVGQVTLIGLFVTALVTAQLTAAKLLAIPLPVALPQIGAEIILPGAALAYALTFFASDCYAELYGRRAAQVMVNIAFAMNFVVLVLVWSTIRAPAADPTFAATFASALAPSTNIVLGSLLAYIVSQNWDVFVFHWIRDYTAGQYLWLRNIASTATSQAIDTVIFVGVAFLIAPSVFGIGEALPTQVVISLVLGQYLLKLLIAVVDTPFVYLVVRTLRPNGVDPQSRHVTDD; translated from the coding sequence ATGACGAATAACCTGCTGGCTCCCGGTGATTCAACCGAGCTACTCGCAGTCGGCCAAGTCACCCTCATCGGGCTGTTCGTCACTGCGCTGGTGACCGCCCAACTGACTGCCGCCAAACTGCTGGCAATCCCGCTGCCGGTGGCACTGCCGCAGATCGGCGCGGAGATCATCCTGCCGGGGGCGGCCCTCGCGTATGCACTGACGTTCTTCGCCTCGGACTGTTATGCCGAACTGTACGGTCGACGCGCCGCACAGGTGATGGTCAACATCGCGTTCGCGATGAATTTCGTCGTCCTCGTGTTGGTCTGGTCGACAATCCGTGCGCCCGCCGCCGATCCCACGTTCGCCGCGACGTTTGCCAGCGCGCTGGCTCCGAGTACGAACATCGTCCTCGGCAGTCTGCTGGCATATATCGTGAGTCAAAACTGGGACGTGTTCGTGTTCCACTGGATTCGGGACTACACCGCCGGGCAGTACCTCTGGCTCCGGAATATTGCGTCGACGGCGACCAGTCAGGCCATCGACACCGTGATTTTCGTCGGGGTTGCCTTCCTCATCGCACCCTCGGTGTTCGGCATCGGTGAGGCACTGCCGACGCAGGTGGTTATCAGCCTCGTCCTTGGCCAGTATCTGCTGAAACTCCTGATCGCGGTCGTCGACACCCCCTTTGTCTATCTGGTCGTCCGAACGCTGCGACCCAACGGCGTCGACCCCCAGAGCAGACACGTGACCGACGACTGA